From Mugil cephalus isolate CIBA_MC_2020 chromosome 4, CIBA_Mcephalus_1.1, whole genome shotgun sequence:
TGGCTTTGGTTAGTCATGGAGTTCTAAACAACATTAGTTTTCCtagaagagagaaaagactgAGACACTGCTAATGACTGTGCTCCCGTAAACCCAAATGTACCTGTCTGAGCGcgctcctcctttcctcccactcctccctctgctcctccagctgagaCATGCGACAGAACAACCTGGGACCCTCtgaaggaggaaacagaagGTAGAGACcacacacaaaatgcttcaTCAACCTTTaacatacagtttttttttctctgaaatgcCGGCTTCAGGCAAACATTTAATCATCTGCATCAATCATGATAATAAGAGGTTTCTGAACGTTTAAGCTCGGAGGTAAGAATTAAATCTATGTTTAATCATCATCTTACCTGTCAGTCTGTTGTCGtcagggaagaagaagaatagatCTGTTTTTGAAGGAGTCGCCTTCCTGAGAGCAACAACACATGAACACCACACATTTAGATAACACTGGATTTGAACCAAGGGGGAAACTAAAGAAAAAGTTTATGCCAGATTGACTAGATGTGCAAAAGTTCCCTATATACACAACCAAATTTCTTCTTTACATGTCAACAACAAAGTAAAACGTTGGTTCCTTAAATAGTTTTTTCCATTTAGTAGTTTCCCATGAATATGTTTTCCCAAATGTGCCAAAGAGAGACTGATTTTACCCTCTCAAATGTCAGGATGTGCTACTTTTCCTGGTCGTAAATGATTTAGATATTCACTCACTCTGTGGTTTCAACAGTGGCAACGCCTTGCTCCTCatctccctcatcctcctcctgatcggcgtcctcctcctctgagctgCTGTCATGGAAACGTAGGTCTTGTTGCCATGACACCTTTGGTGCCTGGATGCTCTCCACCTTGTACTCTGCTGTTAAGAGACCGAAAGATGTAAACATGGAgaaaatgtttctgtcagtctgaGGTGGTAGATTTAACTTACCCGTCTctccacttccaatttctgtgttgtctccaaagaaagaaaatttaaatcCAGAGGAATCCTCTTGCTCTGTGCTGGCATTAGTCGAGAGGTCAGATGTCAGCGTggtcttctcttcttccttctcttttgcctcttcttcctcaacTTGGTCCCAGTTCATCTGCTCTCCACTTCCATTGATGTCATTCTTCGTCTGACCAAACACAGCCTTCAGGTCACCAGACACGTCGTAATAAATATCTTTAGAAACTTCAGGAATCTTCTGAgcctcttccctcttcttcctcctggcTGACTTGCTGTGAACACAGATCACATGAAGGTTTTACTAGAGTACAGTCAGATGATACTTCAATGGTTTTCTGTGTGAATATTAAAGAgcaatagtttttatttcatggaTGGAGAAATATTAGGTCTGTTAATGAGTGGTGTACCACAAGGCTCAATCATGGGTCCCATTCTGTTTTCAAAATACTATACAAATGCTTTACAGGCCTTCTCACATTGTTTCACGCTGTACACTAGATGGAATACATTTTTGGCAATTAATTCAGAAATCACTATTTAAATAGAGTATTGCACAGACAAAACATTGTATAACATTGtcaaattcaaaattcaaattGGAAAGTAAAACAGTGATGCAACAGATccagaatatatattttttgttggaCTTAATTCTCTCACAAAAAGAGTACAGATGGTGAAATTTTAAAGTCCTTTAATTAATATGCTCTCATCTTAGTCAGTCTTGGTGCAGGTAAAATCAGTTACTGTGCTTgtacctttctttttttgcgtcATCTGTTTTAGTCTCAAACACAGCGTGTTCCTCTTTGCTGGGGTCGTAGTGCAGCGCTGACACATCtctgaaaaaacagaaacatcgattaatttcaacattttgttCTTACTAAATATCACATGTTCGGAGGAGCCTGTGCTTCAGGCTGCATATGAGGCTGACCTGAACTTCTTGGCTTTGACAGGAGTCTTACTGCTGCAGGTTTGTTGGCTGGTGCCAAGAACGCTCTGAAGGATGGACAGggtcttcctcttctcctcctccagagcctcGTCTCCCTCAACCAGGCTTTCTGGTACCTCTGAATCACAAGCAAATACCACAGCGTATAATAcaaagaacaactcaaaacaaaatgcatcaaGCTGTGCAACTACCAAACTTGGTGTTGTGAGGAGTTGTTTAGAGAAGTgacattttatctgttttatattattatttttgtaattttgagaaaaacaacaacatgaatcCTTAAGTGAGGAAACCAACACTaccttgaccttttttttttttttttttttttttacaaactacATTGTGTCTGCAGCCTCACCTGTCACCTCctctttgtccctgtcctcctccaggaaACGAGAGTCCATTCGGAAACGCTCATCTGTCCCGAAGCGAGACTGCAGCGCCATCAGCTggacagcaaacaaacaaacaaacaaacaccatcaGAGGCTGGCAACCAATTCACTGATGAAGTACCCGCCTCTTGCACACTGAGATAAGCTCCATCCCACTGTGACCCTCGACAGGATGAGTGGTTATACataatgaatgagtgaatgtttACTGAACAGCCACATTATGATCACCTGCGTATTATGTTATTGGGTCTTTTTGTTGCCAAAGCTTGAAGTCTACAAGATCTCTGAAGGTCCTCTAACGTATGTGGAACCAAGATATGGTTGATATCGTTGATCCCTGGAGGGATTCACTTTCTGCATTCAGCCCATCCATTTGTACATACACAATGAGTGGCTACACTGACAAATGGGCAGACATTGTGTGAGGTACCCGTGGAGCACTTAGGGGAGAGGACTGGAAGCAGCGAATACAGAGATGAACCCTAATGACATGGGTGATCCTTTTAAACTTGTGGCCTCTTACTCAGGCTCCTGTTTCAAAAATGTAATACCCAGAATAAAAAGAGCATCTGTGCAGCCAAAGGGTTTATCTGTAATATTGCTGTGTCTTTGGGAAGTTAATTGTTTGTGTGTAGCAGCATTACCTGTACAGAGACTGATGGTAATAAAGTGAAGCACAGAAGCTTTAGAGAAGTTTTAGTAGAGGCctgtttatgtaaataaattggCTGTTTTGGCACAATTTGAGGACAGTCACTATGCACAGCAACCCTCAGTACCTTATTAAAGGTTGGAATATTTCAgttaagcatttattttatttttctgtgcacaCTTACTTATGTAACACATTATATACAGTGTGATTAAATAAGAACAGTTAAGAAATCCCATTTGGACACTTTTCTCACCTTCTGTCCTGCGGGACCCTCAAACTGAGGCCGGATGTCAAACCTGctgccgtcctcctcctcctcatcaccttcctcctcctcatcctcactgCCGCCAAACAGCTGAGGGCCCGAAGGTCTCAGACgcacctgaaaacacacagatggtgagttgaagtgcagctgaTGAGGAAGTCAATTGCCACGatcagttaaaaatatatataagtctGTAATGATTAAATATCTTAAACTCAGACATTTATATAAACGTAGAGGTAGAATCAGAGCAATCTGAACCTCAGACCAGTCTTCACTCACCTCCTCTTCTGTACTGGCTGCTGTTTTGTCACCCGTGTCCTcgtcctctgattggctgtcctGGAACAGGGTCTTCTTTGATGCAATGAGCTCTGACACTGTCTGCtgctcatcttcatcatcatcgtcgtcatcagAACCAAAGACAATGTGTTTCCCAGCTCCTGCTGCCGGAGCATCCTAATGAacagtatacattattatcTGTTATGGACCAGTTTTATGATTCTATGTAAAGGAACTGAAAGAAATTCCTTTCTCACAACAACATCTCCTTTTATTCTGGATCTGGTTAATTGTTTCCCAACATTTTGATAAGTGTGAATGTCTACTTTCTCATTCAAAGACAGTTTAGACACCCACCAGGTTGGACAGAGCTCCCTTAATGAGCTTCTTGTGTTCTTCagcctctttctgtctctgctggacAGCAGCCAACCTCCTCATGTTGGccttcctctgcagctcctcttcctccttagCTCCAAGCACCACCTGGCGAGGAGcctgctgctcttcctcctcctcttcctcgcttGAGGAGGACTCACTGTCCAGATCTGATTGAGGGGCGTCTCGCCCCCGTCCTGAAGCTTTTGCTGTAGATTTAGATGCATTAACAGTCTGACGGGCCTTCGTCcttaactcctcctcctcctcctcatcatcactgCTAGAAGTAGAGCTACTCTCAGCTTCCTCTGGGTGAACTGAAACCATTTTCAAAACTTTAGCAGCAGACAAACTGTTCACAGCGTGaccctttttctcctcctcttcttcctcttcttcttcttcttcactgtcatcttcttcactgtcctcctcgtcttcatcttcttcctcactGGACTCTGATTTCTTTTTACCATTTTCTTTGACTTTCAGTCCATTTACACACTTGCTATTTGTTGCTTTGTGGTTCACCTCTGGACCTTCAGagtccagcttttgttttttaacctcacttctatcctcctcctcttcttttttcagtttcttcagCCGCTCACCAGTTTGTGATTCCCCGTCCAGCAATTTCGTGCCCTGGAAGGCAGGCAGCGACACTGACGTcacaccttttcttttcttcttcttcttctgttcatcCTCGCTGCTGTCGTCCGCCATGATGGCGGCGAGGATATCCTCGGGCGTGGTCCCTTTCTTGGGGGCAGGTCGATCTGTGGGGCTAAGCTCAGCTTCCTCTTCGAGGCCACTGCCGAGGATGCTGGGAGCTGCAGTCCTGGAGGTCTGCTCAGCTATTTCAGCGAGCTTCTGTAGATCGGCCAGAGAGATCTCCAGATGGGTGACATTAGAAAACATGGCTTCataatctgaatctgaacagGAATCAGCTGAGTCTAACTCCTCGTCGCTGTCAtcgtcatcatcttcatcactaCTTGATTCTGAGGTGGAGGCTTTCACTACAGGGAGGACAGCTGTTTTCTTACTTTGCTTCTGTTTATTAGAATCCCCTTTCTGCGTTCCAGTAGAAGGTTTCCTTGAGGCGAGTTGTTCCTCAGTGTctgtatcctcctcctcctcttcctcctcctcctcctcctcctcttctacatctttacttttcttattaatctttctctttccctctgtgttGTTTCCTGAGGGGTGTTCTGCTGTTGGAGGAGTAATTTTCTCCTGAGgtttaggaggaggaggtttccTGGACGCAAAGAGTTCATCTGTGTCCGCGGAGTCATAGTCTTCCTCGTCTTCATCACATgaaatcacaaagaaaaacttGATCACACAATCCTTCTCATACTGAAGCCTGGTCACTGGATGGGAATCATCCTCATCTATTATAATAACTATTCACTGTAACATTTTCTGCAATGTTTTATGAGAGGTTTCCGTTCGTACTTCATTATTTTATCAATATATGATCATTTAGGAACAGTTTGTCCAGAAATCTCAAATATTCTACCTCTATCAGGATTACCAAAGagcctttttctgtttcttccaaGCTCTCTGGAAGAAGAAAATTCCACTTCATAGACAAATTGCAATTCTTAGAAGAAGAGGAGTCCCTGCGTAAAACATGTCTCTTACCTTTGTGTCTAGATTTCTTGAAGTAGTCATGTCCGACCACTTCCAGGTtatcgtcctcctcctcatcctgtcGCAGTGAAGCATGGGAGGTCTGCTGGGCTGCCACCATTCTGCAGATTTCCTCGTCTGAGTCGACATCGCTGTCATTGAAATGTGCCCACTTCCTCTGAGCCGGTCTGCGGTTGGTTTGTAGTTCAAATCCATTGGTGACATGATGAGTCTCGGTGTGATTGACAGAGGCAACGGTCTGCTCGGATCTGAGAGGGAAGCAAATGATGAGGAGATAGACTTATATATTTGTCCAACAGAAATcttcagagaaacacagaaaatagaaaTGGTCAGAAACCCTCTGGCGCCTACCTGGTCCTCCCTGCTGCATTATGGGAGTTGACCACATCTGTGCGACTCTTCTTGGGTCTCGATGGCTCAAAGGGAGGGAACTCTCCCCGCCTCTTCTTGCTGATGTCATCGTCCCCTCCCTGTACCTCCCAGGTGAGCTGGGTGACGGGTGTGGACTGGTCTGTAGCATGTCGGTCCAGCTTGGAGATGTTGTGGCTGTATTTCGACGGGTCGTACTTCACGGTGCGGACTTTGCTGCCTTTCTGACACCTGAGCTGGAGGACGGGAAGGACTCGTCCGAATTTACTGACCACCCAGTCCTGGAACCAGAGCAGCCAGAAGATCATCAACATCTACAACCCTATGTTGTGTTGTATCATATATAAACACATGCATTCATAAGTCATATTTGTAAATGGGGAAAATATAAAGCCCCTAGGGACCACTGACACCAACCATTGATTCTAAAGGAATACATTTAGAAGACATCATTCTACATATAACAACagatttttcttgtttaaattCAGAAAACGGTTTaagactaaaaacaaaaagaatccCCACAATGCTGCAAACAGATTTGTGTCCCCACAAGTTTACTAACACAGTTTACTAACACAACCAGAACCATCTCATCTCTAGACCGAAGCAGGAAACAGAGAAGGACTGGACCTTGTGTCCTGGTATTTCGGTCCCCGGTACCGCGGCCTTCATGGTGAAGTTGTCCACCCCAGCTTTGGTGAAAGAGTCCAGAATCTTCTGTTTCTTGTCCTCAGCTGcaggctgctgctctgctgccaccTCGCGCTCCTGAGCCAGTCTAAGACACAAACATCTCATCACATTTCCATCACCTACGTCTGTGTGGTCAGTTAGGACAGAGTTGTAGTTGCCACACTGGAACAGTTAAAAGTATCTATGAGCGGTGCAGAAGCTGTGAACTACAACCTCTGTCCAACTCCAACTCATCCTAAACTTACATTTTCAAAGCAAACATTGTGTAGCATCATCCTGAATGTGCTTGCTTTGTCAGAACTTTTTCTCATAAATTTTACCAGCAAAATCAAAGCCACAGATGAATCATCAACTACTTTATCAGTACTTCTATAACATTGAATATTTCCATGATGTGTCTTTGCATAag
This genomic window contains:
- the nol8 gene encoding nucleolar protein 8 isoform X1, which gives rise to MRRLYVGGLSHTVTQKDLKDRFGKFGDVEDVELRTRRDEDGVPYKTFGYININISDVDLKKCLTVLNKSKWKGGTLQIETAKESFLHRLAQEREVAAEQQPAAEDKKQKILDSFTKAGVDNFTMKAAVPGTEIPGHKDWVVSKFGRVLPVLQLRCQKGSKVRTVKYDPSKYSHNISKLDRHATDQSTPVTQLTWEVQGGDDDISKKRRGEFPPFEPSRPKKSRTDVVNSHNAAGRTRSEQTVASVNHTETHHVTNGFELQTNRRPAQRKWAHFNDSDVDSDEEICRMVAAQQTSHASLRQDEEEDDNLEVVGHDYFKKSRHKDEEDYDSADTDELFASRKPPPPKPQEKITPPTAEHPSGNNTEGKRKINKKSKDVEEEEEEEEEEEEEDTDTEEQLASRKPSTGTQKGDSNKQKQSKKTAVLPVVKASTSESSSDEDDDDDSDEELDSADSCSDSDYEAMFSNVTHLEISLADLQKLAEIAEQTSRTAAPSILGSGLEEEAELSPTDRPAPKKGTTPEDILAAIMADDSSEDEQKKKKKRKGVTSVSLPAFQGTKLLDGESQTGERLKKLKKEEEEDRSEVKKQKLDSEGPEVNHKATNSKCVNGLKVKENGKKKSESSEEEDEDEEDSEEDDSEEEEEEEEEEEKKGHAVNSLSAAKVLKMVSVHPEEAESSSTSSSDDEEEEEELRTKARQTVNASKSTAKASGRGRDAPQSDLDSESSSSEEEEEEEQQAPRQVVLGAKEEEELQRKANMRRLAAVQQRQKEAEEHKKLIKGALSNLDAPAAGAGKHIVFGSDDDDDDEDEQQTVSELIASKKTLFQDSQSEDEDTGDKTAASTEEEVRLRPSGPQLFGGSEDEEEEGDEEEEDGSRFDIRPQFEGPAGQKLMALQSRFGTDERFRMDSRFLEEDRDKEEVTEVPESLVEGDEALEEEKRKTLSILQSVLGTSQQTCSSKTPVKAKKFRDVSALHYDPSKEEHAVFETKTDDAKKESKSARRKKREEAQKIPEVSKDIYYDVSGDLKAVFGQTKNDINGSGEQMNWDQVEEEEAKEKEEEKTTLTSDLSTNASTEQEDSSGFKFSFFGDNTEIGSGETAEYKVESIQAPKVSWQQDLRFHDSSSEEEDADQEEDEGDEEQGVATVETTEKATPSKTDLFFFFPDDNRLTEGPRLFCRMSQLEEQREEWEERRSALRQEYRKKHKYARRSLTSSMKS
- the nol8 gene encoding nucleolar protein 8 isoform X2, producing the protein MRRLYVGGLSHTVTQKDLKDRFGKFGDVEDVELRTRRDEDGVPYKTFGYININISDVDLKKCLTVLNKSKWKGGTLQIETAKESFLHRLAQEREVAAEQQPAAEDKKQKILDSFTKAGVDNFTMKAAVPGTEIPGHKDWVVSKFGRVLPVLQLRCQKGSKVRTVKYDPSKYSHNISKLDRHATDQSTPVTQLTWEVQGGDDDISKKRRGEFPPFEPSRPKKSRTDVVNSHNAAGRTRSEQTVASVNHTETHHVTNGFELQTNRRPAQRKWAHFNDSDVDSDEEICRMVAAQQTSHASLRQDEEEDDNLEVVGHDYFKKSRHKDEEDYDSADTDELFASRKPPPPKPQEKITPPTAEHPSGNNTEGKRKINKKSKDVEEEEEEEEEEEEEDTDTEEQLASRKPSTGTQKGDSNKQKQSKKTAVLPVVKASTSESSSDEDDDDDSDEELDSADSCSDSDYEAMFSNVTHLEISLADLQKLAEIAEQTSRTAAPSILGSGLEEEAELSPTDRPAPKKGTTPEDILAAIMADDSSEDEQKKKKKRKGVTSVSLPAFQGTKLLDGESQTGERLKKLKKEEEEDRSEVKKQKLDSEGPEVNHKATNSKCVNGLKVKENGKKKSESSEEEDEDEEDSEEDDSEEEEEEEEEEEKKGHAVNSLSAAKVLKMVSVHPEEAESSSTSSSDDEEEEEELRTKARQTVNASKSTAKASGRGRDAPQSDLDSESSSSEEEEEEEQQAPRQVVLGAKEEEELQRKANMRRLAAVQQRQKEAEEHKKLIKGALSNLDAPAAGAGKHIVFGSDDDDDDEDEQQTVSELIASKKTLFQDSQSEDEDTGDKTAASTEEEVRLRPSGPQLFGGSEDEEEEGDEEEEDGSRFDIRPQFEGPAGQKLMALQSRFGTDERFRMDSRFLEEDRDKEEVTEVPESLVEGDEALEEEKRKTLSILQSVLGTSQQTCSSKTPVKAKKFRDVSALHYDPSKEEHAVFETKTDDAKKESKSARRKKREEAQKIPEVSKDIYYDVSGDLKAVFGQTKNDINGSGEQMNWDQVEEEEAKEKEEEKTTLTSDLSTNASTEQEDSSGFKFSFFGDNTEIGSGETEYKVESIQAPKVSWQQDLRFHDSSSEEEDADQEEDEGDEEQGVATVETTEKATPSKTDLFFFFPDDNRLTEGPRLFCRMSQLEEQREEWEERRSALRQEYRKKHKYARRSLTSSMKS